From the Mahella australiensis 50-1 BON genome, the window TTGGCGGCTAATTCCTTTATTTGGTCGGCTATATCGGCTAGTGCCAAACGATAGGGTTCATGCTCCATTTGAAGCTGCATACGCATTTCTTCAAGAATATCATCTTTTAATTCAGATAAAATTCCATTGAGATTTGCCTGCATCATCAGCCCTGCTGACGGTACAGGCAGATCAGTAGTAGCGACATCAGCATCGAATTTCGCATCTTCATTATCCAATGGCTGTTGAGGAGCGTTTATAATGTCCTTTATTTGGGAGTTTGTAAATCCTTTATCCTGCAATGCCTTTATATACTCAAGAAGTTCTATTTCTCTATAAGTAAAATAGCGATGATTAGATTTCGTCCTCGGTATATTGAGGTCGAACTCTTTCTCATAATATCTTATCACATGAGGCTCGTAACCCGTAAGTTTGGCAACCTCCGATATAGTATATGTTTTTTCATCAGGCATGTCCATACGCTCCTCACCATTATATTCCACAATACCGATTACATATATATTTTACCATATCACTTATATTATATACAACCGTTTTTTCGCAACTTCTCTACTCATATACTGCGATTCGTAATATGTGACTGAAACGGGCGATATAAAGCGATGCAAATGATATAAAGCCGGATAACGCCTTGAAATATTGCGTAGGCTTTATATCATTGCATACGCTGAATTTACTATATTACGAATTGCAGCTCATATAAGCTCATAAACTTGGCCGAGATATGGTACCGTCGTAGGCATATCAAATTCGCTATTCAGCGTGGTAGCAAAGACAGGAGCCACATCATCCTCACCGTGTATTACAAATACTTGTTTGGGCTTGTTCTTAAAATGCCTCATCCAATCGATTAAACCGTTTTTATCGGCGTGGGCCGAGAAACTATCTATACTGTATATATGTGCTTTGACGGCTATGTCTTCGCCAAATATTTTAACCATTTTAGCTCCATCCAATATACGCCTGCCCAGCGTACCCGCTGCCTGATATCCTACAAATACCACACTGCTCTCAGGGCGCCATAGATTATGCTTGAGATGATGCTTTATTCGGCCGGCATCGCACATGCCACTAGCGGCTATTATAACGGCGCTGTGGTTTAGGAAGTTCAATTGCTTTGATTCCTCAGCGGTAAGGGTAAAGTCCAAACCGGGGAAATCCAAAGGATCATCTCCGCTACTTAAAAGTTTAAGTGCATCGCTGTCATAATATTCATGTACATCGTGCTTGAATATTTCGGTAGCCTTTATGGCTAAAGGGCTGTCGATATATACTGGTATGTTTTTAGCTTTATTGTCTTCTATGACCATATTGAGCTCATACAGTAGTTCCTGAGTGCGGCCTACGGCAAAAGCTGGTATAATCACATTGCCTCCTTTGCTGAAGGTATTCTGTATAATGTCCCAAAGCATATGAGCGCGATGGGGTCTGTCTTGATGAAGGCGATCGCCGTATGTGGATTCTACAAATACATAATCAGCATCGTCGATGAAGGATGGATCTTTGATAATAGGCTGATTTCTGTTGCCGAGGTCTCCCGAGAAAACCAGCTTTATATTGTCCTCTGCATTCCAGATCTCTATTACGGCAGAACCTAGTATGTGTCCGGCATCCTGAAATCTTACAGATATATCATCGCTTAATCGGATTGTGTTATTATAAGGTACGGGTTCAAAGAACTGCATGGCATATTCGGCATCGGCTACAGTATATAGCGGTTCTACCGGGGGCCTTCCGGCTCTCATAGCTTTGCGCGTGGCCCATTCGGCCTCCATCTCCTGTATGTGAGCGCTATCGGGCAGCATTATACTACATAAGTCAACAGTTGCCTTTGTAGACAGTATTTTGCCTTTAAAACCGCGCTTGCAAAGCAACGGTATGCGGCCGCTGTGATCTATATGCGCATGGGTTAACAGAAGATAATCTATGTCGGAAAGGCTGACCGGAAACTCCATAAAGTTATTCTTTTCCTCTTCCTTTCCCCCTTGAAACATACCGCAATCCACCAATACCTTTATATTTTTGTTCTCCAGTAAATAGCATGAACCGGTTACCATGCGCGCAGCGCCCAAAAATGTTACTTTCATAAATTTCCTCCATTTGTATTTATATTGCAATATAGCTGCATAGCCTTAAACGCTATAAAAAATGCAGACGACCTATTGCATTTTTTATCGGATTATATTATAATACATACGTGCAAGCGATATTATGCGAAAGTGGTGGAATTGGCAGACTCGCTAGATTCAGGTTCTAGTGCCCGCAAGGGCGTGGGGGTTCGACTCCCCCCTTTCGCACCAATACTCATTTAGTCGTAAGCATATGAAAATCATCGTATTCTTCTATTGCTGACCATTGTGCACTTCGGCATATGCCGTTTATTTTATCGAAATTAGCTATCAGCATCGATACTACATCGCTGTCCAGAGAATCTATCGCCATATAGTTGAGCGTTTTTATTGCTTGGCTTTTATCCATGGCTTTGCGATATGGTCTGTCTTCGGTTATAGCGGTAAACGCATCAGCTACAGCCATTATCCTGGCGCCCAACGATAATTCGCTGCCGTTATAATGAAAGGGATAGCCTTTGCCGTTTATGCGTTCATGATGAAAAGATGCCCATTCGTTTATCTCTTCCAATCCTTTTACGCTTTCCAATATGCGATATGTATGAAAGGTATGGCTGCGCATTATATTGAATTCATAAACGTTAAGCGCCGCAGGTTTCTCGAGAATTTCTTCGGGTATAGCCAGCTTCCCTAAATCGTGGAGATGACCGGCTATCTTCATCATATGGCGTTGTTGTTCAGTGAAACCAAGCAGTCTAGACAATGTTTCGGCTACCGCAGCTACACCGGCCGAATGCGTCGCTGTAAATCGGCTTCTAAAATCAATTATACGTCTGAATATATCGGTAAGATCCAAGAGGTTGTCAATATTCAGAAACATCGGTTCCAATAAAGCCAATCGCTTCTTTACGTTATTTAATGGTTTAAATATGATATCAAGCCAAAAACTTTCTTTTGCAGCTAAAGCGCGATATGCATCTTTTAGCTCAGGCATAAACATATGCCCGAATTGTGACTCGATCTGCCTATTTATACCGTCTATCTGCCCCAATACTTCCTTATTTTTATCTATCAAAACATCGATTCGATCAGCCAAATGCAGTATATGGCTGCCTGCCGGAATGATTTGGCCATATACGTCCCATCTATCATGATGATGGCGTATCAACGAGGCCGAAACGGTTAAAGGTTCAAAATCCTTAAAGAGCCTATAGCCTATCTCTGCATGCAAGTGCGGATAATCATCCTCAAAGTTGAGCGCATGCAGCCTTTCTTCAAGCGATAAAGCGCCACTGTCGTGCAATGCACCGGCCATCAGTATCTCTTCTTGCTCTGCAATAGGTAATCCCATTTGTTTGCTCAAGCTGTGCGCTATGTATGCCACCCTTTTGTGGTGACCGCTTATAACGGGGCTTATAAGGTCGGTAGCAGTGGATAGAGCCATGATCATATCCAGCATCGGGATTTCCATTTTCATATTCATCAATTACCTCAATAACTCATATTCAATAACTTCTTATATATTTGCACTCCTGCAAGCAATATGTCCTCATCGAAGTCA encodes:
- a CDS encoding MerR family transcriptional regulator — encoded protein: MPDEKTYTISEVAKLTGYEPHVIRYYEKEFDLNIPRTKSNHRYFTYREIELLEYIKALQDKGFTNSQIKDIINAPQQPLDNEDAKFDADVATTDLPVPSAGLMMQANLNGILSELKDDILEEMRMQLQMEHEPYRLALADIADQIKELAAKLNDKDEDVLLSENAKLKMQVKQKAYEIASLKEELARERNKKRSLFSRLFKR
- a CDS encoding MBL fold metallo-hydrolase RNA specificity domain-containing protein, which gives rise to MKVTFLGAARMVTGSCYLLENKNIKVLVDCGMFQGGKEEEKNNFMEFPVSLSDIDYLLLTHAHIDHSGRIPLLCKRGFKGKILSTKATVDLCSIMLPDSAHIQEMEAEWATRKAMRAGRPPVEPLYTVADAEYAMQFFEPVPYNNTIRLSDDISVRFQDAGHILGSAVIEIWNAEDNIKLVFSGDLGNRNQPIIKDPSFIDDADYVFVESTYGDRLHQDRPHRAHMLWDIIQNTFSKGGNVIIPAFAVGRTQELLYELNMVIEDNKAKNIPVYIDSPLAIKATEIFKHDVHEYYDSDALKLLSSGDDPLDFPGLDFTLTAEESKQLNFLNHSAVIIAASGMCDAGRIKHHLKHNLWRPESSVVFVGYQAAGTLGRRILDGAKMVKIFGEDIAVKAHIYSIDSFSAHADKNGLIDWMRHFKNKPKQVFVIHGEDDVAPVFATTLNSEFDMPTTVPYLGQVYELI
- a CDS encoding HD domain-containing phosphohydrolase, yielding MKMEIPMLDMIMALSTATDLISPVISGHHKRVAYIAHSLSKQMGLPIAEQEEILMAGALHDSGALSLEERLHALNFEDDYPHLHAEIGYRLFKDFEPLTVSASLIRHHHDRWDVYGQIIPAGSHILHLADRIDVLIDKNKEVLGQIDGINRQIESQFGHMFMPELKDAYRALAAKESFWLDIIFKPLNNVKKRLALLEPMFLNIDNLLDLTDIFRRIIDFRSRFTATHSAGVAAVAETLSRLLGFTEQQRHMMKIAGHLHDLGKLAIPEEILEKPAALNVYEFNIMRSHTFHTYRILESVKGLEEINEWASFHHERINGKGYPFHYNGSELSLGARIMAVADAFTAITEDRPYRKAMDKSQAIKTLNYMAIDSLDSDVVSMLIANFDKINGICRSAQWSAIEEYDDFHMLTTK